A genome region from Patescibacteria group bacterium includes the following:
- a CDS encoding isoprenylcysteine carboxylmethyltransferase family protein, giving the protein MNTLFEDYGRWPLVIIASVLLIAFAASFVKPKTSRDWRTLGGFAAFIVALFTEMYGFPLTIYLFSGWLTSRFPGVNFFSHDSGHLLETLFGWRANPHIGPFHIVSIILIFIGFGLLSDAWKVLYQAQREHALAMTGPYARIRHPQYTAFILIMVGFLLQWPTILTLIMFPILTWRYVRLAKKEEEEARLTFGEAWGTYARTTPAWVPQRKPELKSSLFSSR; this is encoded by the coding sequence ATGAATACACTATTCGAGGACTATGGCAGATGGCCGCTCGTTATCATCGCCTCCGTCCTGCTGATTGCCTTCGCGGCGAGTTTCGTGAAACCGAAAACTTCGCGAGACTGGCGCACCTTGGGAGGATTCGCGGCATTCATCGTCGCGCTGTTTACGGAGATGTACGGCTTTCCTCTCACGATCTACTTGTTCTCAGGGTGGCTCACGAGCAGGTTCCCTGGCGTCAACTTCTTTTCCCACGACTCAGGCCATCTCCTGGAAACGCTCTTCGGCTGGCGCGCGAATCCTCACATAGGACCATTCCATATCGTGAGTATTATACTCATCTTCATCGGTTTCGGTCTTCTCTCGGATGCGTGGAAGGTGCTCTATCAGGCGCAGCGTGAACACGCGCTGGCAATGACCGGTCCGTACGCGCGCATACGCCATCCTCAATATACCGCATTCATTTTGATTATGGTGGGATTCCTCCTGCAATGGCCGACGATTCTTACGTTGATCATGTTTCCCATCCTGACCTGGAGGTATGTGCGCTTGGCGAAAAAGGAAGAGGAAGAAGCACGATTGACGTTCGGCGAAGCGTGGGGAACCTACGCGCGAACAACGCCCGCATGGGTTCCCCAACGGAAACCAGAACTAAAAAGTTCTCTATTTAGCAGTAGATAA
- a CDS encoding DUF302 domain-containing protein, producing the protein MSTYGYSKHLTIPFEEAVEKTVTALKAQGFGILTDIDVQKTLKEKLGVEFRRYRILGACNPPRAYKALQREEEIGLLLPCNVIVYERDDGSVVVSAQRPTIAFSVINNVSLEPLAQEVETILKGVIDAL; encoded by the coding sequence ATGTCTACTTACGGATACTCAAAGCACCTTACCATTCCTTTTGAGGAAGCGGTTGAGAAAACAGTCACGGCGCTCAAGGCGCAAGGATTCGGCATACTCACGGACATTGACGTGCAGAAGACCTTAAAGGAAAAACTTGGCGTTGAGTTTAGGCGCTATCGCATCTTGGGCGCATGCAATCCGCCTAGGGCATATAAGGCGCTGCAGAGGGAAGAAGAAATCGGACTGCTCCTGCCCTGCAACGTGATCGTCTATGAACGGGATGATGGTTCAGTGGTCGTATCTGCACAGCGTCCGACTATTGCGTTTAGCGTTATTAACAATGTATCGCTGGAGCCGCTTGCCCAAGAAGTTGAGACGATCCTCAAGGGTGTGATTGACGCTCTTTAA
- a CDS encoding SHOCT domain-containing protein: MWNYAAGNMFGWFMGGVMMLLFWGGVVLLIAWLIREMSGRGQPQGKPALDILKERYAKGEITREEFEKIKKEIN; encoded by the coding sequence ATGTGGAACTATGCAGCCGGTAATATGTTTGGGTGGTTTATGGGCGGCGTCATGATGCTCCTCTTCTGGGGAGGGGTGGTTCTCCTGATTGCCTGGCTTATCCGTGAGATGAGCGGAAGGGGTCAGCCGCAAGGGAAACCAGCGCTTGATATTCTGAAAGAGCGGTATGCAAAGGGAGAAATCACAAGAGAGGAATTCGAGAAAATAAAGAAAGAGATTAACTAA